GATTACTTCTATCAGCTGCGAAATAAAAACAAAGTTAATCAGCTAATCGACATCGTAGATATGACCCCGTTAGTTCATGTATCGGGGATGTTTGGTGCGGTACGCTCTTATGTTAGCTTAGTTGCCCCTCTCGCCTGGCACCCTGAGAATAAAAACGCGGTGATTATGTGCGACCTGTCTGCCGACATGTCGCCGCTTCTAACGTTAAATGCGGATGAACTGCGTGAGCGCTTATACACACCGAAAGCCGAATTAGGTGACGAGCTACCCGTCCCAGTTAAACTGGTACATATAAATAAATGCCCAATCCTTGCCCCTGAGAAGACCTTGCGAACAGTGGATGCTGAACGTACAGGCATTGACCGTGACCTGTGCATGCGTAATTTAGAATTATTGCGTAAGAATCCTGATGTGCGGAATAAATTGATTGAGCTGTTCAGCGTTGCCCAACAATTTCAAGAGTCAAATGACGTGGATAGTCAAATCTATAATGGCTTTTTCAGCCCATCTGATCGCTCTACGATGGACATTATTCGCGAAACGCCACCCCAAAATTTACCGGCATTAGATCTTAGCTTCGAAGATAAGCGAATGAAGGCGCTATTTTTCCGTTATAAGGCACGCAATTTCCCTGCGACACTCTCTTATGATGAGCAACAGCGTTGGTTACAGCATCGCCGCGATTATTTTACTGAAAGCCGTTTAACGGATTATCTACAGCAAATTAAATTACTCATGGAAGTTCATCATGAAGATGAAAAACGCTGTCAGCAATTAAAAGCCTTAGTGAACTATGCCGCAGAATTAGCAAGTTGATAGTCAGTGATAGAAATTCAAATGGGCAGAAACCTGCCCATATTTATTATCTTTTAGTGGTCACAACCACAATCCCCTTCCCAATGTTTCCGTTTAGTGGTCTTTCCAAGACCTGGATTCATGGTGTTTGTTGGGTCGGACTCTTTATAAAATGATTTCAATTGTTCCGGCGCTTTATACAAATGCCCAACGTTATGCTCTGCTGGGTACTGAGCACCTCGCGCATCCAGTAATTCCAACATTTTTTGCTTCAGCTCTTTCGGGTCTACGCCTTTTTTCAAGACATAATCTTGATGCATTACGTGGCACATAAAATGTCCACAATATAATTTATGCACAATCAGATTTTCAATTTCTGGTGGTAGTTTTTCAAACCAATCGCGGTCATTACGTCTTAGAGCGATATCTAATGGTAAAACATCCTCCACATCATTACTGTGCACAGCATGATAGCGAACCGCTGAACCTGCGGCGGCAAAGCGATGTAGGAATGCTTTTGCCCCTTCTTCTGGTGTGCATTCAAAATAGCCGCCATCGGCTTTGGCGAAGAAAGATTTCAACCAGACTTTGGCTTCATCAATACCGTCTCCCGCCATTTTAAGCATTAAATGGTGCTCATACTGGTCACGGAACTGTTTCATACGAGGAGGTAGATGAGAAGGCCACAGTTTGCTTAACAACTGCATGGTGCGGTCAATTAAGTTTGATGGCAGCAGTGGCACTTTATTCAATACCGCATCCATTCGCCCTTTAATGGTAAAGAATGTTGGCATTTTGTCGGTACCAAATTTATCTATCATTAAGAACGTATCTTTGCCATAAATCTCTGCAATATCAAAACAGCCACGGTGCATATACTCACCCGCAACAGGTAAGTTTTCAAATTCGCTCAAGATATGCCGACGAATGTCTTCTAGGACATCTGGATTGTTCGACCCAATATAGAAAACTTGTGTGGCTTTGTCCGCAGGGAAAGTGTCTAAGCGAACAGCGAAAACAGCCAGCTTACCGGCACAGCCTGAAGCTTCAAATAACCGACGCTCGTCCGCATTAAAGCGCGATGGTGTGTCTGCGTCGACATCACGCACACGTTCTGCGTAATCATGATCCGATGCCAATTTTTCGCTATTTTCGATATCTTCGCTGCTATAGCGGCGATTTTGTAAGTTGGTTAAGACTTCTTCTGGGGTTTTCCCCAATTCGATACCTAAATGGTTTACCAGCTCAACTTTGCCATCTTCATTGATGCGTCCATATAAGGCCAACTCAGTATAAGCAGGACCACGACGTACAAGGGATCCACCAGAACTATTACAAATTCCCCCCACAACGGAAGCACCAATGCATGAGGAGCCAATTAAGGAGTGCGGTTCACGCCCCAGAGGTTTGAGAATTTTTTCGAGGTCATAAAGCGTGCTGCCCGGCATCGCGACCACTTGGTTGAATTCAGGTAACACTTGAATTTGGTTTAGGCGTAGCGTGCTGATAATGACGATATCGCGATCATAATCATAACCGCTTGGGGTTGAGCCTTCGGTGAGCCCCGTGTTTGCCGCTTGCATGATCACAATTTTGTCAGCTTCGACACAGGCTTTAAATACATACCACTGTTCGAGTAACGTGGTTGGGAATACAACAGCAATGGCATCACCCACTCCTGAGCGGAAGCCTTTGCGATAACGTTCAGTTTTATGGGGTTCGGTAAGGATATTTTTTTTGCCAACAATGTTCCTGAGTGTGAGTAATAATCGTTGGTTCTCAGGATTTTTCACATCATTCATCTCATGCCTTCCTGTCAGGGTCTTGTCATTAAACCCATCCACAATATCACATAAGATTAATATGTTAAGAAATTATTAATACCCTTTAGAAACAAAAACAGCACCCAAAGGCGCTGTGTTTATTAGTCTTCAATTTCAGTTCGCAGTTCGCAGTTCGCAGTTCGCAGTTTAACTATTTCGATGCCAACCTATATTTGAAGTTATATTTAGGCAGATATGCTGACATATATTCAAAATAATTCGTGTTGTAGCTAGGCGGCAAGCAAGCTAGACCCTAGGAGCATACATAAGTATGTGACTAGGGCTAGCGCGTGCAGCCAACAACGCTACGACGCGAAGAATGAAGAATATATCTATACGTCGCTCATCTGCGGCATAGGCCTACGGAACATACGAGTCAGCACAGCCATATACACCAGACCAACCGCCGTCCAAATCAAACCATAAACCATTGAATCTTCTTCGATATTCAGCCACAGCACACAGACTGTTAGCGTACCGATGATCGGTAATATCAAATAGTTCATGATGTTTTTGAAGCCTTTAATACGGCGTTCACGGATAAAGAACTGGCTAATTACCGAGATATTCACAAATGTAAATGCAATCAGAGCACCGAAGTTAATTAATGCTGTTGCAAAATCCATCTCAAACCAGATAGCGCCGAGGGCTAAGAAGCCAACTAATAAGACGTTATAAGCTGGTGTGCGCCATGTTGGGCTAACGTAGCCGAATATTTTTTCTGGGAATACGCCATCACGACCCATTACATACATTAGACGCGCACTACCCGCATGAGCCGCCATACCAGATGCTAATACCGTGACACAGGAGAACACTAGGATAATGGCTTGGAAGAAGGATCCCGCCACAAATCGCATAATGTCAGGCTGTGTTTCGTTAATATTCGCAAAGCGTGAAACGTCTGGGAAAAATTGCTGTAAGAAGAACGAAACGGTAATAAAGATCACGCCACCAATCAGTGCAGTTAAGAAAATTGCACGAGGAATGACTTTACCTGCGTTTGGCGTCTCTTCTGACAGTGAACTTAACCCATCAAAACCTAAGAATGAGAAACAGAGTATGGTTGCCCCAGCTATCAGCGGGATCATCTCAGTTTTTTCATTCGCAAATGGATTGAATGTCCAGATCTCCCCAGTCCCTTCACCATTTGAAACTCCGTGGATCACTAAACCTGTAAACACCGCCATTACCCCCATTTGGATAATCGCAATTACAGTACTTAAGTTTGCAATCACGTTGATGCCTCGTAAGTTAGCGGCAGTCATTAAAATGACCAAGCCGATGACAAAATACGCAGGTTCAACATTCGGGAAAATATCTTGTAAATAAATTTTCGCCAATAAAATATTGATCATTGGCATGAAAATGTAGGACAGCAATGATGTCCAACCCACAAGGAAACCAATATGTGGACTCATTGATTTCTGGGCATAAGTATAGGCAGAACCCGCTGATGGGAAGCGTTTAACCAGCTTACCGTAGCTCAGTGCAGTGAACAGTATCGCAGCAAGGGCAATAATGTATGAAGTTGGGACGTGACCACCAGTCTTATCTGATACCATTCCGAAAGTATCAAAGATAGTCATTGGCTGAATATACGCAATACCGATCATGACAACTTGTACAAGCGTTAATGTCTTCGCAAGTTGAACTCGGTTATTCGCGCCAGTTTGGTTGTGGCCGATATCTAAAGGTACGGAATTATTTTGCATGATAAAGCCCCCCCATAACTTTCGATTGCGTACTTCGACTCAATCGACAGTTACTGGGAAGACTTTGCATCTGCCTATAAGCAGAGAAGAAAGAAGAGAAGTGGAAAAGCGTCTGTGCGAAGCCGGTGTTTGCTCCGTAGTCATCAATGCGGCAACGACGGCCGCTTGGCCCTGCTGCCAGTGCGAAAAAGTAAGCCATAAAAGCATTCCTCAAAGCTGTAGCATGAAATATTAGCTACACGTAAATATTTATTTATCTATCCGGCCTAATATCCGGCCCCGTTAAAATGAAAGAACCCTAAAAAGCAAAAAAACCGATGCCGGTTTTTATCAGGCATCAGTCATTTTTTAGTCCGCGCATTTTGCACGTCATACCTGTAAATAGCAAGCCAATTTGTTAACAAAACGCCCCCTTTTCAATGAGAAATTCTGATAATTTTGGACTTTCCGTTCTGATAGCTAATATGACACGTTTTTAAGATGATAAATGGCACTAAAGCTGATTGATTATCCTTAATAAAATGCTAAACCGGTCGATCTAATTTCGCAGCACTTTTTTCCAATAACATATCTAAACTTGAGTGCAATAATTTACTTTTTACGGCTTTGGTTTCCGACTGCAATGGATGACCAACTTTATTATCCATAGTATAGACAGTCACTTTTCCCTCCTGATGGTTATAAATCAATAAACCATCCACACCATAATCATATTGGTCTTTAAAATTACCCAGTACCGATTGCATACTGTTTCTCGCCTCAACATCACCATTGACGGCTTTGCGCAGTGCTTCGATAGATAGCCCCACAGGAATCGAGTGGACATACAACACTTCCACATCAGAATCACCATCATCACTGCCATTACACATAAAGCAGGCATCCCTTTGAACCGATGAAAGCCGTTCCATTTTGCGCAATTCGATTAATAATTTTTGACCATCTTGATACGGCGATTGCGAAATATCGAGAAAAACTAATCGGTAAGGCCCCGGATCACCCGCAAGGGCATGGGAAATACCGCCTACAAATAGTAAAAAACTCAGACAACTAGCTCTAAAATAACGGTTAAATTTGGGCATAGTCTATTCCTGCTCGGCTCCATATCGCGGTGAGGAAGATTGACGCAGTTAGAGATAAATAACTATATCTTTATATCTGAATTACTTTTTTTCTTTTTGACGACCTATTTTCTTTTTAAATAATAGTACAAAAAAGCCCTTTGGTGATTAACCAAAGGGCTTAGATAAACAAAAATTAATGATTTAATTAGAAGTTGTAGTTGATGCCGATATTATAACGACGACCTTCTAATTCAGCACCATAGGTTCCTTTATCTACACGGCGGTCTAATACGTTATAAACACCACCAACAATGTTGGCATTTTTACTTAGTTTATAACTCGTACCTAGGTCAAACAGTGCGTAGGATGGTGTACCTTTACTCATTTGCTGACCACGGCCTTGGTAGTTTGACGTTTCGCTACGGAAATTCATACGACCCCATGTTTGTAAATCTTCCGTTGTCTCCCAAGTCAAGGTGGTATTTACCATGTGCTTAGGCTGCTTACTCAACGGCTTACCTTTATTCACGCCACTTTTTTGTTCTGTGTGTGTGAAAGTATAGTTCGCTGCGAATTCGAGGTTATCAAGAATACCCCAGTTAAAGGTTACTTCGACACCTTGCATTCTTGCTTTATCGACGTTGGCTTTATCGCTAACAAAACGGTACGGTTTGCCTGGAGAATCACCCTCGCCATCGGCCAAAGTACAGTCTCTGATTGTGTCAATGCTATTATCACAACGTCTAATTTCCGTGATTTTATCTTTGAAATCAGTATTATAGATTGTAACCCCAGCGGTTAGGTTATCTTGATTATTCCAAATAACACCAATCTCTTCAGTGATACTTTTTTCTGGTTTCAGATCTGGGTTACCGTAAATGATTGCATTTCCTTTACCACCGCCCGTTGCTTGTCCCCAGTTTGCAGATGACTCACGTAAACTTGGTGCTTTATAGCCTGTAGATACACCACCTTTAATGGTCCATTGCTCATCCGCATGCCAAACACCATATAAACGCGGAGTCCAATGAGCGCCGTAGTTTTCATCATTATCCATTCGCAGACCACCCGTTAATGCAAAGTCATTTGTCATTAACCATTCATCTTCTGCAAATAATGCCCAGCTGTATCTGTCTAACTCGCTATTTCCCGGCAGCTTGTTGCTTTGATCTTTTAGCTTTTCCTTACGGTACTGACCACCAATACTGACACTGTGATCACCCAGTAAGAAAACACTTTGGTTACGGACGACTAAATCTTCTGCCGTCATTTTACGACCTGGGTTTTTCGCTTCATCGTACTGAACATAAGTGTCTGTCGATGCAAGATCATAAGTACCTGTATGTGTTAAAGCCACATGGGTCATGTCATACTTGCTAAATCCGCTACCATCACCATAAGCAGAGGTGTAACCCTCACGATAGTCACGATGCTGATTATCTTTTTTAAAGTCTAAATCAAAGGCGTTTTGCTCATTTGGAGTCAGTGATAATGTCCCACCACCACTGGTCATAATTTGGCGACCAAATCCATCGATAATTTTATCTTCACTTCGATGTGAATATTGACCTTGTAACTTCATTCCCAATAAACCATCAACTAATGGTCCCGATGTATAGAAGCTACCCTGCCCTGTATTACCCGAATTTTTGCGTTCTGTAATGGTAGTATCTGCGCGTAAACTCGTTGTCCACTCTTGTTGAACACGACGAGTAATAATATTGATAACCCCACCCATCGCATCAGAGCCGTAAAGAGAAGACATAGGACCACGTACCACTTCGATACGCTCGATGGCAGGTAATGGCGGTAACCAGCCTTGCTCGATACCTGCGCCATCACTATTTGGTCGAATGCTACGTGTATCCACACGTTTCCCATCGATAAGGATCATGGTGTATTTTGCATCCATCCCTCGGATACTAATATCAGAGCTGCTACCGCCACCAGTAACAAGAACACCTGGAACATCCTTCAGAGCATCCGTCACATCGCGATACGCTTTAGTTTCTAGCTGTTCACGCGTCACAACGGAGATTGATGCAGGCGCATCTTCAATTTTTTGCTGATAGCCTGATGCAGTCGTTACAAAAATTTTATCGCTGTTGCTATCCGCAAAAGCAGGTACCGCAGTGATAGCCGCAATAATGCTAACTGCTATTTTTCTTTTAGTAAAAACAACCATTCCCAATTCTCCAAGAGATTTCTTTATCTTAACAATGAATTTTCAATGCTCAGCATGGGTCGCCTAACGCCCCAAAGGTTTATTATTTTTTGACATGATACTTTCTGAGGTTTACCACTTTTGAAGTTAAATCAATTAAGTAATTAACTCTCATTCGCAGGCGGTAACAATAATGTAAATGGTAATACTTATCAATACCATTATTGATTGATTCATGACTTTCCGTGATGAATTGTGTGACTTAAGTCAAAGGTTAAATCTTTTGAATCAAGATCTGCGGCGGATTATTCATCAGTCGTAGATCCTATTAAAAACGAAGAAAGGTGAGCGCTTGTCTGAAGGGAACCTACATGCAAGCGCAAAAAGAGGGTTATACGGAAGATTATTGACTAATATTCTGGCTAAATTGTGCGTAACCACGTTTTGCCGCAGCGTGATATTGTTGATTGAGTGGTGCGGTCATCTGCTGTGCTATTGCCGTCATTTCAGGGCCTGCTAGTTTAGGTGAACCGGTACGAAACGGTGGTCGAGGATCATACTCAATTGCCAATTCGACAAGGGAGGCAACCTCTTCCCCACGCAAGGCTTTGAGCACCAACAGTGAGGCGTCAAATGAACCGGTTGCCGGTCCAGAGGTATAAATCGAACCATCGATGACGACATCACTGCCCCCTACCGCGATTGCCCCTACGTCTGATAGCATCGGAACAACATTACTATTACTGGTTGCCCGCTTACCCCGCAATAACCCTGCTGTGCCTAGCATTAACGAGCCATAACAAGTCCCAATCACTGCTTTTGCTGTATGCCCAACCCGTACAAAAAATTGAATCACTTCTGGATCTTCAATGACCTCTGGAGGCACCATACCCGTGACTAAAACATCTAAATTATCAGGGCATTCATCGAATGTCATTGTTGGCATGGTTGGCCATCCTGTGTAGCCCTCAAGCAGCTCTTTACGCTTCCAGATAAAATAAATTTCAGCGCCCACAATAGTAAAAACGGATTGTGCTCCATTAATGTCCATTGGCATAAATCCTGGGCAGACAAAAATTCCCACTTTGAGTAAAGACGATTGTTGCGCCCTCCCCCCTGCAATCAACGCCTGAATCGACGGTGTCGTCAACCCCGCATCCGTATTGATGGCATAATTATGCTTATTCATTCTATTACCTTTGGTTATTTAATCATCATTATTATACTGATCGGTAAGGTAATATATGATATACAATGATGTAAACTATTTTTGTACTGAATGGTAATAAAATGGCACAAAAAGGTAGACCACGAAATTATGATAGCCATGAAGCGCTGAATAACATCATGGCGTTATTCTGGCGCAAGGGGTATTCCGCCACTACACTTGAAGATTTGGTTGACGTCACGGCAATGAAAAAACCGAGTCTCTACGCCGCTTTTGGAAACAAAGCACGGCTGTATGAGTTAGCAATGGCACGGTTTGGTGAAATTGCACAAGAACACTACGCAGCGGCACTGACTGAACAATCCCCAAATGAGCCGTTATTCGCGCGGCTTAGCCGTTGGCTTCGTGCCACAGTCTCCTTGTATAACGGAGTGGACGGTAAGACTGGCTGCATGGTGCTTTGCACTGCCGTAGCAGAAACCGATGACCCACAGATACAAGCCTTCCTAAAAGACGTTATCCTTGCGCAGGAGACGATGCTTATCACTTGTATCGAAAAGGAAAAATCGACCTTACGTGAACCAGAAAATGTACTATTACTGGTAAAAACGCTTATCGCATTACTGCATTCAGTATCGTTACGGGCGAGAGCGGGCGAAACAGAAGAGGAATTGTCCACGCTCATTGATGCGGGAGAGATGGTACTACGTGCAATGCTGGTTATACCGGCAAATACCCAATCAAAATAATCCCCTTAGAAAATAAAAAATGGGTAATGTCGTCAGCAAACTAACTGACTAACATTACCCATTAACATCTTAATTTTAAGAGAATATTATTTCTCTAAATTCTCTTTATATGACGGGAAGCTCATCTCTTTATAACGGACAATCGAGGTTTTCTTCGCGATTTTATATCCGAACCAGATAGCTAAGAATAGAGGAATACCGATATAGGTTGCAGTGACTCCCACCCAGTCAATTTTGTCTTCTAAGAAAGCTTGGTAGTTTTGACCCAATGTGATC
The Providencia alcalifaciens DNA segment above includes these coding regions:
- a CDS encoding APC family permease, with the protein product MQNNSVPLDIGHNQTGANNRVQLAKTLTLVQVVMIGIAYIQPMTIFDTFGMVSDKTGGHVPTSYIIALAAILFTALSYGKLVKRFPSAGSAYTYAQKSMSPHIGFLVGWTSLLSYIFMPMINILLAKIYLQDIFPNVEPAYFVIGLVILMTAANLRGINVIANLSTVIAIIQMGVMAVFTGLVIHGVSNGEGTGEIWTFNPFANEKTEMIPLIAGATILCFSFLGFDGLSSLSEETPNAGKVIPRAIFLTALIGGVIFITVSFFLQQFFPDVSRFANINETQPDIMRFVAGSFFQAIILVFSCVTVLASGMAAHAGSARLMYVMGRDGVFPEKIFGYVSPTWRTPAYNVLLVGFLALGAIWFEMDFATALINFGALIAFTFVNISVISQFFIRERRIKGFKNIMNYLILPIIGTLTVCVLWLNIEEDSMVYGLIWTAVGLVYMAVLTRMFRRPMPQMSDV
- a CDS encoding ligand-gated channel protein, whose protein sequence is MVVFTKRKIAVSIIAAITAVPAFADSNSDKIFVTTASGYQQKIEDAPASISVVTREQLETKAYRDVTDALKDVPGVLVTGGGSSSDISIRGMDAKYTMILIDGKRVDTRSIRPNSDGAGIEQGWLPPLPAIERIEVVRGPMSSLYGSDAMGGVINIITRRVQQEWTTSLRADTTITERKNSGNTGQGSFYTSGPLVDGLLGMKLQGQYSHRSEDKIIDGFGRQIMTSGGGTLSLTPNEQNAFDLDFKKDNQHRDYREGYTSAYGDGSGFSKYDMTHVALTHTGTYDLASTDTYVQYDEAKNPGRKMTAEDLVVRNQSVFLLGDHSVSIGGQYRKEKLKDQSNKLPGNSELDRYSWALFAEDEWLMTNDFALTGGLRMDNDENYGAHWTPRLYGVWHADEQWTIKGGVSTGYKAPSLRESSANWGQATGGGKGNAIIYGNPDLKPEKSITEEIGVIWNNQDNLTAGVTIYNTDFKDKITEIRRCDNSIDTIRDCTLADGEGDSPGKPYRFVSDKANVDKARMQGVEVTFNWGILDNLEFAANYTFTHTEQKSGVNKGKPLSKQPKHMVNTTLTWETTEDLQTWGRMNFRSETSNYQGRGQQMSKGTPSYALFDLGTSYKLSKNANIVGGVYNVLDRRVDKGTYGAELEGRRYNIGINYNF
- the dld gene encoding D-lactate dehydrogenase; this encodes MNDVKNPENQRLLLTLRNIVGKKNILTEPHKTERYRKGFRSGVGDAIAVVFPTTLLEQWYVFKACVEADKIVIMQAANTGLTEGSTPSGYDYDRDIVIISTLRLNQIQVLPEFNQVVAMPGSTLYDLEKILKPLGREPHSLIGSSCIGASVVGGICNSSGGSLVRRGPAYTELALYGRINEDGKVELVNHLGIELGKTPEEVLTNLQNRRYSSEDIENSEKLASDHDYAERVRDVDADTPSRFNADERRLFEASGCAGKLAVFAVRLDTFPADKATQVFYIGSNNPDVLEDIRRHILSEFENLPVAGEYMHRGCFDIAEIYGKDTFLMIDKFGTDKMPTFFTIKGRMDAVLNKVPLLPSNLIDRTMQLLSKLWPSHLPPRMKQFRDQYEHHLMLKMAGDGIDEAKVWLKSFFAKADGGYFECTPEEGAKAFLHRFAAAGSAVRYHAVHSNDVEDVLPLDIALRRNDRDWFEKLPPEIENLIVHKLYCGHFMCHVMHQDYVLKKGVDPKELKQKMLELLDARGAQYPAEHNVGHLYKAPEQLKSFYKESDPTNTMNPGLGKTTKRKHWEGDCGCDH
- a CDS encoding DJ-1/PfpI family protein encodes the protein MNKHNYAINTDAGLTTPSIQALIAGGRAQQSSLLKVGIFVCPGFMPMDINGAQSVFTIVGAEIYFIWKRKELLEGYTGWPTMPTMTFDECPDNLDVLVTGMVPPEVIEDPEVIQFFVRVGHTAKAVIGTCYGSLMLGTAGLLRGKRATSNSNVVPMLSDVGAIAVGGSDVVIDGSIYTSGPATGSFDASLLVLKALRGEEVASLVELAIEYDPRPPFRTGSPKLAGPEMTAIAQQMTAPLNQQYHAAAKRGYAQFSQNISQ
- a CDS encoding TetR/AcrR family transcriptional regulator; this encodes MAQKGRPRNYDSHEALNNIMALFWRKGYSATTLEDLVDVTAMKKPSLYAAFGNKARLYELAMARFGEIAQEHYAAALTEQSPNEPLFARLSRWLRATVSLYNGVDGKTGCMVLCTAVAETDDPQIQAFLKDVILAQETMLITCIEKEKSTLREPENVLLLVKTLIALLHSVSLRARAGETEEELSTLIDAGEMVLRAMLVIPANTQSK
- the sbcB gene encoding exodeoxyribonuclease I, with the protein product MDLILKNKHNQPTFFIHDYETFGKHPALDRPAQFAGVRTDLDFNIIDEPEVFYCKPTDDYLPQPEAVMITGITPQIAMANGVNEAEFAKRIHNAFSVPNTCIMGYNNIRFDDEVTRNIFYRNFYDPYAYSWQQGNSRWDLLDALRACFALRPEGINWPENDDGLPSLRLEHLTKANGVVHENAHDAMSDVLATINMAKLLKQAQPRMFDYFYQLRNKNKVNQLIDIVDMTPLVHVSGMFGAVRSYVSLVAPLAWHPENKNAVIMCDLSADMSPLLTLNADELRERLYTPKAELGDELPVPVKLVHINKCPILAPEKTLRTVDAERTGIDRDLCMRNLELLRKNPDVRNKLIELFSVAQQFQESNDVDSQIYNGFFSPSDRSTMDIIRETPPQNLPALDLSFEDKRMKALFFRYKARNFPATLSYDEQQRWLQHRRDYFTESRLTDYLQQIKLLMEVHHEDEKRCQQLKALVNYAAELAS